A stretch of the Archangium violaceum genome encodes the following:
- a CDS encoding acyl-CoA carboxylase subunit beta, whose translation MDGTTEKDPLRARLQQMEKQAELGGGADRIAKQHEAGKLTARERIDLLLDPGSFTELDKFVTHRSNDFGMGDKKILGDGVVTGYGTVEGRQVFVFAQDFTVFGGSLSGAYAQKICKIMDMAMRVGAPVIGLNDSGGARIQEGVESLAGYADIFLRNTLASGVVPQISLILGPCAGGAVYSPAITDFIMMVKDTSYMFITGPDVIKTVTHEEVTKEDLGGALTHNQKSGVAHFAAENEQSAILMTRELLSFLPSNNQEDPPAQPCDDDPFRAEESLKTVVPSNPNKPYDIKEIIRAVVDNKHFFEVQEHFAKNMVVGFARMNGKSVGIVANQPAVLAGCLDIDASVKAARFVRFCDCFNIPLITLVDVPGFLPGTDQEWGGIITHGAKLLYAFAEATVPKITLITRKAYGGAYDVMASKHIRADINYAYPTAEIAVMGPEGAVNIIFRNELQKAADANAERTRLVNDYREKFANPFKAAELGYIDEVIRPEETRAKVIRALEMLKNKRQENPPRKHGNIPL comes from the coding sequence ATGGACGGAACCACGGAAAAGGATCCCCTTCGCGCCCGGCTGCAGCAGATGGAGAAGCAGGCCGAGCTGGGCGGTGGCGCTGACCGCATCGCCAAGCAGCACGAGGCCGGCAAGCTCACCGCCCGCGAGCGCATCGACCTGCTGCTCGACCCCGGCTCCTTCACGGAGCTCGACAAGTTCGTCACCCACCGCAGCAACGACTTCGGCATGGGTGACAAGAAGATCCTCGGCGACGGTGTCGTCACCGGCTACGGCACCGTCGAGGGCCGCCAGGTCTTCGTCTTCGCCCAGGACTTCACCGTCTTCGGCGGCTCGCTCTCCGGCGCCTATGCCCAGAAGATCTGCAAGATCATGGACATGGCCATGCGCGTGGGCGCTCCCGTCATCGGCCTGAACGACTCGGGCGGCGCGCGCATCCAGGAGGGCGTCGAGAGCCTCGCCGGCTACGCCGACATCTTCCTGCGCAACACCCTCGCCTCGGGCGTGGTGCCGCAGATCTCCCTCATCCTCGGCCCGTGCGCCGGTGGCGCCGTGTACTCGCCCGCCATCACGGACTTCATCATGATGGTGAAGGACACCTCCTACATGTTCATCACCGGCCCGGACGTCATCAAGACGGTGACGCACGAGGAGGTGACCAAGGAGGACCTGGGCGGCGCGCTGACGCACAACCAGAAGTCCGGCGTGGCGCACTTCGCCGCGGAGAACGAGCAGAGCGCCATCCTCATGACGCGCGAGCTGCTCTCGTTCCTCCCCTCCAACAACCAGGAGGATCCGCCCGCCCAGCCCTGCGACGATGATCCCTTCCGCGCCGAGGAGAGCCTGAAGACGGTCGTCCCCAGCAACCCGAACAAGCCCTACGACATCAAGGAGATCATCCGCGCCGTCGTCGACAACAAGCACTTCTTCGAGGTGCAGGAGCACTTCGCGAAGAACATGGTCGTCGGCTTCGCGCGCATGAACGGCAAGTCGGTGGGCATCGTGGCCAACCAGCCCGCGGTACTGGCGGGCTGCCTCGACATCGACGCGAGCGTGAAGGCCGCGCGCTTCGTGCGCTTCTGCGACTGCTTCAACATCCCGCTCATCACCCTGGTGGACGTGCCCGGATTCCTGCCTGGCACCGACCAGGAGTGGGGGGGCATCATCACCCACGGTGCCAAGCTGCTCTACGCCTTCGCCGAGGCCACCGTCCCCAAAATCACCCTCATCACCCGCAAGGCCTACGGCGGTGCCTACGACGTGATGGCGTCCAAGCACATCCGCGCGGACATCAACTACGCCTACCCCACGGCGGAGATCGCCGTCATGGGCCCCGAGGGCGCGGTCAACATCATCTTCCGCAACGAGCTGCAGAAGGCCGCGGACGCCAACGCCGAGCGCACCCGCCTGGTGAACGACTACCGCGAGAAGTTCGCCAACCCCTTCAAGGCGGCCGAGCTGGGCTACATCGACGAGGTCATCCGCCCCGAGGAGACGCGCGCCAAGGTCATCCGCGCCCTGGAGATGCTCAAGAACAAGCGCCAGGAGAACCCGCCGCGCAAGCACGGCAACATCCCGCTGTAG
- the accC gene encoding acetyl-CoA carboxylase biotin carboxylase subunit, which produces MPKIRKILVANRGEIAVRVMRTCKELGISTVAVYSEADRSALHVRTADQAVLVGPPPSRESYLVQERILEAARQTGADAIHPGYGFLSENASFVRACEKAGITFIGPPASAMDAMGEKTRARQNMIKAGVPVVPGTAEPIATVEEARAYAEKIGVPVMLKAAGGGGGKGMRKVERMEDFESSWRAAKSEAMNAFGNDAVYIEKYLEKPHHVEIQVFADQYGNTIHLNERECSAQRRHQKVVEETPSPILSPELRAKMGEVAVKAAKAVGYVGAGTVEFLVDVHRNFYFLEMNTRLQVEHPVTEWVTGLDLVAWQIKVAEGEKLPYTEAPRPNGHSIEVRIYAEDPARNFMPSPGRINYLRVPGGPYIRDDSGVFPGYTVPNVYDPMISKLSVWAPTRREAIERAKRALGEYVVKGITTNVRYLKGILSHPEFVEGDYDTSFLTREHETLLGKGEDPQLTEAALLASVVYAYQRDQKRAKTLTQTSSQGGKGGISAWRLSGRRWR; this is translated from the coding sequence ATGCCCAAGATCCGCAAAATCCTCGTCGCCAACCGCGGCGAGATCGCCGTCCGGGTGATGCGCACCTGCAAGGAGCTCGGCATCTCCACGGTGGCGGTCTACTCCGAGGCGGACCGCTCCGCCCTGCATGTCCGCACCGCCGACCAGGCCGTCCTGGTGGGTCCCCCGCCCTCGCGCGAGAGCTACCTCGTGCAGGAGCGGATTCTGGAGGCCGCCAGACAGACCGGCGCGGACGCCATCCACCCCGGCTATGGATTCCTCTCGGAGAACGCGTCCTTCGTGCGCGCGTGCGAGAAGGCCGGCATCACCTTCATCGGCCCGCCCGCCTCGGCCATGGACGCCATGGGCGAGAAGACGCGTGCCCGGCAGAACATGATCAAGGCCGGCGTCCCCGTGGTGCCCGGCACCGCCGAGCCCATCGCCACCGTCGAGGAGGCCCGCGCCTACGCCGAGAAGATCGGCGTGCCGGTGATGCTCAAGGCCGCCGGTGGTGGTGGTGGCAAGGGCATGCGCAAGGTGGAGCGGATGGAGGACTTCGAGTCCTCCTGGCGCGCCGCCAAGAGCGAGGCGATGAACGCCTTCGGCAACGACGCGGTCTACATCGAGAAGTACCTCGAGAAGCCGCACCACGTGGAGATCCAGGTGTTCGCCGACCAGTACGGCAACACCATCCACCTCAACGAGCGCGAGTGCTCGGCGCAGCGCCGCCACCAGAAGGTGGTGGAGGAGACGCCCAGCCCCATCCTCTCGCCGGAGCTGCGCGCGAAGATGGGCGAGGTGGCGGTGAAGGCCGCCAAGGCCGTGGGCTACGTGGGCGCGGGCACGGTGGAGTTCCTCGTCGACGTGCACCGCAACTTCTACTTCCTGGAGATGAACACCCGCCTCCAGGTGGAGCACCCGGTGACGGAGTGGGTGACGGGGCTGGACCTGGTGGCCTGGCAGATCAAGGTCGCCGAGGGCGAGAAGCTCCCGTACACCGAGGCGCCCAGGCCGAACGGGCACTCCATCGAGGTGCGCATCTACGCGGAGGACCCCGCGCGCAACTTCATGCCGAGCCCGGGCCGCATCAACTACCTGCGCGTGCCGGGTGGCCCGTACATCCGGGATGACTCGGGCGTGTTCCCCGGGTACACGGTGCCCAACGTCTATGATCCGATGATTTCGAAGCTGTCCGTGTGGGCCCCCACGCGGCGCGAGGCCATCGAGCGGGCGAAGCGGGCGCTGGGCGAGTACGTGGTGAAGGGCATCACCACCAACGTGCGCTACCTCAAGGGAATCCTCTCGCACCCGGAGTTCGTCGAGGGCGACTACGACACGAGCTTCCTCACGCGCGAGCACGAGACGCTGCTGGGCAAGGGCGAGGATCCGCAGCTGACCGAGGCCGCGCTGCTGGCGAGCGTGGTGTACGCGTACCAGAGGGATCAGAAGCGGGCGAAGACCCTCACCCAGACGTCGTCCCAGGGCGGCAAGGGTGGCATCTCCGCGTGGCGGCTGTCGGGCCGCCGCTGGCGCTAA
- a CDS encoding biotin/lipoyl-containing protein — MRYFAKLQGQKEAVPVDIEPAGENRFKLTHNGKTFLVDALTLDHGAVSMLVDGHSYGVEFDEQGDEVQVLVRGQVTRIDVADERRLRLRAGSAGFSVEGKQVIAAPMPGKVVKVLVKLGDEVKEGQGLVVVEAMKMENELKSPKAGKVVELPAKEGTAVEINAKLVVVE; from the coding sequence ATGCGTTACTTCGCGAAGCTGCAGGGACAGAAGGAAGCGGTGCCGGTGGACATCGAGCCGGCCGGAGAGAACCGCTTCAAGCTCACGCACAACGGGAAGACCTTCCTCGTGGACGCGCTGACGTTGGATCACGGCGCGGTGTCCATGCTGGTGGATGGGCACTCCTACGGCGTCGAGTTCGACGAGCAGGGCGACGAGGTGCAGGTGTTGGTGCGGGGGCAGGTGACGCGCATCGACGTGGCGGACGAGCGCCGGCTGCGCCTGCGCGCGGGCTCGGCGGGCTTCTCGGTGGAGGGCAAGCAGGTCATCGCCGCCCCCATGCCGGGCAAGGTGGTGAAGGTGCTGGTGAAGCTGGGCGACGAGGTGAAGGAAGGTCAGGGCCTGGTGGTTGTCGAGGCGATGAAGATGGAGAACGAGCTGAAGAGCCCCAAGGCCGGCAAGGTGGTGGAGCTGCCCGCCAAGGAAGGCACCGCGGTGGAGATCAACGCGAAGCTCGTGGTCGTCGAGTAG
- a CDS encoding acyl-CoA mutase large subunit family protein, with amino-acid sequence MADTKADKARWRQKTYEKAKGKAGERYPEFRTSSGLTMEPLYTPDDVEGEYGEKLGFPGEYPFTRGVQPTMYRGRFWTMRQYAGFGTAEDANKRYHYLLQSGQTGLSVAFDLPTQMGRDADHPRAHGEVGKVGVSISSLQDMEVLLKGIPLDQVSTSMTINATAPILLCLYAAVGEKNGVALEQLSGTVQNDILKEYMARGTYIYPPGPSLRLITNLFAFCAKRVPKWNPISISGYHIREAGSTAAQEIAFTLADGIAYVDAALKAGLEVDEFAGRLSFFFNVHNNFLEEIAKFRAARRLWARIMKERFKAKDPRSMMLRFHSQTAGSTLTAQQVDNNVVRVALQALAAVMGGTQSLHTNSRDEALALPSEESARLALRTQQVIAYESGVADVIDPMGGSYVVERLTDELEAKAEDYIRRIDEMGGMVEAIAKGYPQGEIQDAAYEAQRDVEQKRTVVVGVNQFQVKEPPPSGLLRVDETVERTQLERMKKLRAERDNATAQRTVDALRKAAANPDENLIPLILDAVKAYATLGEISDAMRDVFGEHREHVVL; translated from the coding sequence ATGGCAGACACGAAGGCGGACAAGGCCCGTTGGCGGCAGAAGACGTACGAGAAGGCCAAGGGCAAGGCCGGCGAGCGCTACCCGGAGTTCCGTACCTCCAGCGGCCTCACGATGGAGCCGCTCTACACCCCCGATGACGTCGAGGGGGAGTACGGGGAGAAGCTGGGCTTCCCGGGCGAGTACCCCTTCACCCGCGGCGTGCAGCCCACCATGTACCGGGGCCGCTTCTGGACGATGCGCCAGTACGCGGGCTTCGGCACCGCCGAGGACGCCAACAAGCGCTACCACTACCTGCTCCAGTCCGGACAGACGGGACTGTCGGTTGCCTTCGATCTGCCCACGCAGATGGGCCGCGACGCGGACCACCCACGCGCGCACGGCGAGGTCGGCAAGGTGGGCGTCTCCATCTCCTCGCTGCAGGACATGGAGGTACTGCTCAAGGGGATTCCCCTGGACCAGGTGTCCACGTCGATGACCATCAACGCCACCGCCCCCATCCTCCTGTGCCTGTACGCGGCGGTGGGTGAGAAGAACGGCGTGGCGCTCGAGCAGCTCTCCGGCACCGTCCAGAACGACATCCTCAAGGAGTACATGGCGCGCGGGACGTACATCTACCCGCCGGGGCCCTCGCTGCGCCTCATCACCAACCTCTTCGCCTTCTGCGCGAAGCGGGTGCCCAAGTGGAACCCCATCTCCATCAGCGGCTACCACATCCGCGAGGCCGGCAGCACCGCGGCGCAGGAGATCGCCTTCACGCTGGCCGACGGCATCGCCTACGTGGACGCGGCGCTCAAGGCGGGGCTGGAGGTGGATGAGTTCGCCGGCCGGCTCTCCTTCTTCTTCAACGTCCACAACAACTTCCTGGAGGAGATCGCCAAGTTCCGCGCGGCGCGCCGGCTGTGGGCGCGCATCATGAAGGAGCGCTTCAAGGCGAAGGATCCTCGCTCGATGATGCTGCGCTTCCACTCGCAGACGGCGGGCAGCACGCTCACCGCGCAGCAGGTGGACAACAACGTGGTGCGCGTGGCCCTTCAGGCGCTCGCGGCGGTGATGGGCGGCACCCAGTCGCTGCACACCAACAGCCGGGACGAGGCACTCGCGCTGCCGTCCGAGGAGTCCGCCCGGCTGGCGCTGCGCACCCAGCAGGTCATCGCCTACGAGTCGGGCGTGGCCGACGTCATCGACCCGATGGGCGGCTCGTACGTGGTGGAGCGGCTCACGGACGAGCTGGAGGCCAAGGCCGAGGACTACATCCGCCGCATCGACGAGATGGGTGGCATGGTCGAGGCCATCGCCAAGGGCTACCCGCAGGGCGAGATCCAGGACGCGGCCTACGAGGCCCAGCGCGACGTGGAGCAGAAGCGCACCGTCGTGGTGGGCGTGAACCAGTTCCAGGTGAAGGAGCCGCCGCCCTCGGGGCTGCTGCGCGTGGACGAGACGGTGGAGCGCACGCAGCTCGAGCGCATGAAGAAGCTGCGCGCCGAGCGCGACAACGCCACGGCCCAGCGCACGGTGGACGCGCTGCGCAAGGCGGCGGCCAACCCGGACGAGAACCTCATCCCGCTCATCCTCGACGCGGTGAAGGCCTACGCGACGCTGGGCGAGATCTCCGACGCCATGCGCGACGTCTTCGGAGAGCACCGCGAGCACGTGGTGCTGTGA
- a CDS encoding YfbM family protein — MEMLCTLRSLTENQRQKLLEHPDRLEDFIDDEEDFGDTEGARFLDLDIGETWHGLQYLLTGTAWEGKAPLDFLVRGGEDVGDIPSDEGTARVFTAAQVKELAKALDALSESTLRKRYDPARLQEEDIYPGFWEEPPPDLDPEEELFSYFEELKKFTAAVAKRGHGLLVFIG, encoded by the coding sequence ATGGAGATGCTCTGCACACTGCGCAGCCTGACGGAGAACCAGCGCCAGAAGCTGCTCGAGCACCCCGACAGGCTCGAGGACTTCATCGATGACGAGGAGGACTTCGGGGACACGGAGGGCGCGCGCTTCCTGGACCTCGACATCGGCGAGACGTGGCACGGTCTTCAGTACCTGCTGACCGGCACGGCCTGGGAGGGCAAGGCACCGCTGGACTTCCTGGTGCGCGGGGGCGAGGACGTGGGCGACATCCCCTCGGACGAGGGCACCGCGCGCGTCTTCACCGCCGCGCAGGTGAAGGAGCTCGCCAAGGCCCTCGACGCCCTGTCCGAGAGCACGCTGCGCAAGCGCTACGATCCAGCGCGGCTGCAGGAGGAGGACATCTACCCGGGCTTCTGGGAGGAGCCGCCGCCCGACCTGGACCCGGAGGAGGAGCTCTTCTCCTACTTCGAGGAGCTGAAGAAGTTCACGGCCGCCGTGGCGAAGCGCGGCCACGGCCTGCTCGTGTTCATCGGCTGA
- a CDS encoding TSUP family transporter — MEVTSLEIVLLCVAALTAGVVDAIAGGGGLVTLPALLATGLPTHVVLGTNKGQSVFGAFAALVRFWRAGLLSGKLAAITFPLGLVGSFIGAALVLLMRPEVLKPVVLVLLVIVAAFLAFRRGPPPGERPEPPFKRMLALGAVIALLIGTYDGFFGPGTGTFLIIAFSGLLGHGLTRASADAKVVNFATNVAAVALFAYRGVVLWHVALPMAAAQFTGAWIGAHMAVRGGDKLVRKVVLLVVVALVLKLGRDVFAG, encoded by the coding sequence GTGGAAGTGACTTCGCTCGAAATCGTCCTGTTGTGTGTCGCGGCCCTGACGGCCGGTGTGGTGGATGCCATTGCAGGAGGAGGAGGGCTCGTCACGCTGCCCGCCTTGCTGGCGACCGGCCTGCCGACGCACGTGGTGCTGGGCACCAACAAGGGCCAGTCCGTGTTCGGCGCGTTCGCGGCGCTGGTGCGCTTCTGGCGGGCGGGACTGCTGAGCGGGAAGCTCGCGGCCATCACCTTTCCGCTGGGGTTGGTGGGATCGTTCATCGGCGCGGCGCTGGTGCTGCTGATGCGGCCCGAGGTCCTCAAGCCGGTGGTGCTCGTGCTGCTGGTCATCGTGGCCGCGTTCCTGGCGTTCCGCCGGGGGCCTCCGCCGGGGGAGCGACCGGAGCCACCTTTCAAGCGCATGCTCGCGCTGGGCGCGGTCATCGCGCTGCTCATCGGCACCTATGACGGCTTCTTCGGGCCGGGGACGGGGACGTTCCTCATCATCGCCTTCTCGGGGCTGCTGGGGCACGGGCTGACGAGGGCCTCGGCGGACGCGAAGGTGGTGAACTTCGCGACGAACGTGGCGGCGGTGGCGCTCTTCGCCTATCGAGGCGTGGTGCTGTGGCACGTGGCGCTGCCCATGGCGGCGGCCCAGTTCACCGGCGCGTGGATCGGCGCGCACATGGCCGTGCGTGGGGGCGACAAGCTGGTGCGCAAGGTGGTGCTGCTGGTGGTGGTGGCGCTCGTCCTCAAGCTGGGTCGCGACGTGTTCGCCGGGTGA